DNA sequence from the Streptomyces sp. NBC_01497 genome:
CCGAGAGGCGGGCACTGAGGCGCGAAGAGATTCTTGATCACGAGGCCGCTGGGGCGGGGTGCCCCGTCTCCCCGGTGGGTGATCCCGCGTTCCAGTGCTGCGAGGAGCTGCTTCATGGTGCGACCGCCTTGATCGCGTCAGCGATCTCGGGCACCAGCTTCTCGTAGGCCCCGCGCGTCAGATGGATGCCATCGTCGTCGTACGCCGCCGGCGCGAGTGTTCCGGTTATCACCCCTACATCCAGTGCGATGCCGCCGGATGCCTTGACCAACTCGGCCAGAATCCCGCTGAAGCCCCGGATCCGAGGGTTGACCTCGTCGGCTGTGCAGGGGGCGAAAGCGCGGAGCAGGTCACGCGGTAGAAGGGCGATCCACCGTCCTCCGCTTTCCAGTTCCCGGGACAGGTTCTCGCGGAAGGCTGCCGGGGAACTGCCGTAGGGCGGGTGGCTGTCGCTGCTTCCGATCGACACCACGACCGCCTCGTAGTCCCGCGCTGTCCGGTCGCCGATCTGGTGGCGAAGGGATCCGGACCATGCGCCTCCTGCGGCTCGGCACTCGACGTCGGCGCCGAACGCTTGCGGCACCAGGTCGGGGAGTTCGTAGTACAGGCGAGCGAGATTGCTGTCACCTACAAGAAGGACCGTCATCTTTGAACATCCTTGGGCCGGTCGGTCTCACTGGACGACTGCAGCTTGCCTGTCATACATGACGGGTTCCGTCATGTTTCCTGAGATTCTTGATCCCGTGACGTCGGATCGATTCTTCTCACTGCTGCTGGCGCTGCAGTCTCGGCAGACCATGACGACCGCCGATCTGGCGGCGGAAGTCGGTGTGTCGGTCCGTACCGTCCTGCGAGATCTGCAGTGGCTGCAAGAAGCGGGCTTCCCGCTGCTGATCCGACGAGGCCGTTGGGGCGGGGTGACCCTTCTCTCCGGTGGGTTGCTCGACAGGTCACGGCTCACCCCCAGCGAACGGGACCATCTCGCGCTCTACGGACTCGACGACATGCAGCGCGAGCAGCTGGGAGCTGCGGCCGACACCCAGCGCGCGCACAAGAAGATGCGATCGACCCTGCGCCTGTCGGACACCGATGTGCTGCCCTTGAGTGCGGTCGTGACCACCGACAACAGACCGTGGTTCTCCGGGGACACCGAGGGACTGCCTCCGGCAGCGCTGGTGGGTGACCTGCGGCGCGGTGTGCGGTTGCGTATCTGCTATCGCCGATCCGAGGACATCGAGGCCACCTGGCGGGTCGTCGACCCGTATGGGCTGCTGGCCAAAGCCGGGAGGTGGTATCTCGTGGCCGACTCCGCGGGCCGTCCTCGACTGCACGCGCTGGAACGGATCGTCGACTGGGAGCCGATTCGGGCAGCTCGTCGAATGCGTCCGGATGTGACCCTGAAAAGCGTCGCAAGCGAACTGACGGCACACTGGGACAACGCGGAAGCCTTCCATATCCACGCCGAACTTGACTCGAACCAACTCAGTCGAGCGAGGCGTATCCTCGGCCGCCGCTTGACCATTCGGGACACCGCAGGAACGCAACGAGTACGCATCACGGTCACCGCTCGGGACGTGGAGGACGTTCGCCTGCTACTGCAGTTCGGCAACAGCGTCACCGTCACCGGCCCCGCAGAAGCCCGCGAGCGCATCCGGGAAATCGCTGCACAGATCCTCCAGAAGTACTCCTAGAGGCAGTCCCCGCCCCATGTGACCGCCGGGGCCACGTCCGGCAGGATCTTGCCCGGATCGTGCACCGCCCGAGCTTTTCGCCGCGCCGTCAGCGCCGCTGATATCGCCGTGTCCAAGTCGGCCTTGCGGACGGTCTCGACCAGCGGCACGCCCCCGGCCTGCGAGACCACCGCCCGGCCACCGCCCTCGATGCGGACACGCGGGTACGACCCGATACGCTTCTTCACCTGGAGAGTGCTTCCTTGCGTGCAGCCAACAGGACCCTGGACAACTCCAGTCGTTGCGGGGCAGGGACACTCTCCGCGTATTTGATCAAGCCTCGAACACCCCGCCTCGTGAAAGCGCGAGGCTAGTGCGTCCAGGGGCGTCCGGCGCAGACCTGCAGATGGATGTTCGCCGGGGGCGGCCCTTCATCGCGCTGATTCACGATGGTTTGAGCCGACGATGGCCGCCGTGGGTTTCTGAGGTGACTGCACCCTGCTCGGCAGTTCGAGCCCCGTCGTGTCGCTCGCGCCTTACCATGCGGTGCACTGCCTCGCAACGGCACCTTCGTTCGCGCAGCAGCGGGGCACTTCCAGAAGTCCTGCCTCCGCGCGCCGAGTCCTGCTGTTCCGTCCCCTCTCAAAACGTCGGTATTGCTGGGCCGTTCGATGATTGACAGCGGCCAATCTGCTGAATTTGTTTCCCGTATATCATTTCCGGCGCGCAGGGCGGAGCGGGCCAAAGTAATCTGGGGCTGTCGATCGGAATGGTGGCGCGGCCTTGTCGGATGGTCATCCGAGGCCACGTTTCCTTGAACCCCCGCATCCTGGTGAACTGACCAGGCAAGGTGGGGGTTTTGGATGCATCCATGGAGGCGAGAACGGGGAACCGTCCAGTATTTTGTCGCTTCTTTGACCATGGGCCCGTCGGTGTCGGAAATTCCGGACCCCTCTCCATCCTGATGAGGGCTCCGCACCTGTTCCGCGCGGCCACCGGACTCCTGAATCCCGGCAAAAAATCCTGCGCCATGCCCGATCGGGCGAAGCCATGGACCGTGGGCCGTAGCCCCCCAATACGGCCGTTCCAATCCGGCGACGGCGGCACTCAAGCTGACGTCGAGAGTCGTTTCCCGCCGCGTTCACGTCGGGTAGGGCACATCATGTGAACGCTTCTTCGCCGGCTCCGCAAACGAACCCCACGAAGGAGAGACACACGTGAAGAACAAGCGACAGCTGACTCTGGTCTCGCTGGCGACGACCGCGGCATTCACCCTTGCGGTGAGCTGTGCCTCCGCCAGCAGCGATCACGCCCCCGCCGGTGGGCCCTCGCACGGTCGTACACCCACGATCGTGCTGCTGCACGGGGCTTGGGCGGACGCCTCCAGCTGGGCCGCGGTCACCGAGCGTCTTCAGAAGCGCGGGTTCACCGTCCTGGCTCCCCCCAACACGCTGCGCGGTGTGGCCACGGACACGGCGAATCTGAAGGCGTTCCTCCAGACCCTCAAAGGGCCTGTGGTGCTGGCGGGGCACTCCTACGGCGGATTCGTCATCACCAACGCCGCCACGGGCAACAAGAACATCAAGGCACTCGTCTACGTCGACGCCTATATTCCCGACAAGGGCGAAACGGTGGGGCAGCTGACTTCGGCCAAGCCCGGATCGGCGCTGGCCGTGCCGGATCCCAGCACCGTCTTCAACTCCGTCCCCATCCCCAACGGCGGTGGTGACGTGGACCTGTACGTGAAGCCGAAGCTGTTTCCCGGGTTCTTCGCCGCGGGTGTCCCTCTCAACAAGTCCGCGGTACTGGCAGCGGGACAGAGGCCCTTCGCCGCCAGCATTCTGAACCAGCCGTCCGGGAAGCCCGCCTGGAAGAGCATTCCGTCCTGGGCCCTGATCGGCACCGCGGACAGGGTCCTTCCCCCGGCCGAGCAGAAAGTCATGACGGCGCGGGCCGGCTCCCACACGGTCAGTGTGAAGGCGCCGCACCTGTCGATGGTGTCGAACCCGCAGGCCGTCACTGACGTCGTGATCAGAGCGGTCCAGAACAGCGGCTGAAAAGCGCGGACGAACACAGCGCGGTGGGCGCGCTGTTGCGAACCCGAGCTCTCGTAGGATGCCGGTCCCGACGCCCCGAAGGGCGAGCGTCGGGACCGGCATCCTGCTGTGTGCTCGTCATACGGTGTTGTGGTCGCGCATCCGGCAGGGGGGAGAGCGCGTGGAGCCGGGGATGCCGAGGCAGTCCTCGCCCGGATGGCGGGACGCTCTCGGGCCGGGGCTACCGTGAAGCACGTGCTCACAGACATCGAAACCTTCCAGGAGACGGTCACGGCGAGTGGGTTGCCGCCTGTGCTCAGTGGACGCCATGACAGTGGGAGATTCCGGGCCAGTGTCCATGCGCGCAACCTCGGGTTTCTCAAGCTGATCGAGCTGACCACGCCTGAGGGCGAGTGTTTCCGGGACGCTCGTTGTGCCCGCGCCGGTGACGAGGAGTTGTGGCAGATCGACCTGATGACGCGTGGCCGGGCACACGTCGAGCAGGGCCGCGGCTCCGCCGATCTGGGGCCGGCCGACCTCGTCCTCATCGACCCGACGCGGCCCGCCCGGTTCGCCAGCACCGCCAGCACGCATGTGACCATGCTGGTGCCCCGGCTGGAGCTGCGGCTCCGCGCCGGGGACGTCGCCCGCCTGGTCGGGGTACGCATCAAAGGCGACCGCGGTCCTGGGGCCCTGGTGTCATCGCTGGCGCGGGACATGGCCCGGTCGCTGGCGGGGTTTCGCGCGAGTGAGGCGGACCGGTCCGCGGCCGCGGTGGCCGAGCTGATCTCGGTGGCGCTTGAGGCCCAGCTGGGCGACGTGCGCCCGAGCCCTGACATGGCGCTGCGCGACCGCATCGTCGGCTACATCGAGGCGCGGTTGTCCGACTGGGATCTCACTCCGGCCAAAATCGCCGCAGCCCACCACATCGCTGTGCGCCGGCTCCACAAGCTCTTCGAAGACCAGCCGCTGACAGTGGCGGCCCTCATCCGCCGGCGGCGCCTGGAGCGGTGCCGCGCTGACCTGGCGCGAAGCGACCAGAGAGTCGCGGCCGTCGCCACGCGCTGGGGATTCACGGATCCGGCCCATTTCAGCAGACTCTTCAAGGCGACGTACGGCTACAACGCGAGTGCGCTGACGTCCAACAACCGTGCACGGACAGTCAAGGCGCCCGCTGCCCGGCCCGGTGAGGATGGTGGTGAACACAGCAGAGAAGGGTGATCGCATGCAGCAGACAGTCGAGGCGCTGAGCGCTGTTCCGGGCCGGATGTACGAGGCCTGGAACCGTGGGGACGCCACTGGTTTCTTCGCCGACTTCGCCGAGGACGCCCTGTTCGCGGATCTCGAAGGAACCATCTACCGGAACCGCGCGGAGATGATCACAAGGCACGAGGAACTCCTCGGGACCATGATGAAGGGTTCTCGGCTGGTCCAGGGCGATGTGCCGTTCGCCCGCATCGTCAGCGCGGGCGTCGGCGTGATCCACGGTCGCGTCGGTATGCTCCTGCCGGGCGAGGAGCAGCCGCCGACGACGCGCTTCTCCATGCAGCTTTTCGTCACGGTGTGGCGGGACGACCGCTGGGTGGTCGTGGCCCTGGAGAACGCGCGCGTACTCTCCCTGGAGAGCATGGCGGCCCTGGAAACCTGGGCTGCCGCCTGACGGGGGTTGTTCTCTCCGTGGGAAGCGATTCGGCTTTCGAGTAGCCGGTCTGGTGGTTCTGGCGTCGCCCGGGACACTTCGGTGTTCCGGGCAACGCCGTCCGACCGGCCGGGGCCACCGGGCAGGCGGCAGGTCCCAGCCACCGCCACTGCCACCGCGGACCGGGCCGGGGTGGTGGTGTACGCGGCGGGACACCGGGCCGTTTCCCTCGTGCCGCAGCCGCCCGCGGTGAGTCGGGGCGCCGGCCACGATCGTGCAGTCCTGCTCGATGACGGCAGCCGTCGTCGGTGTGCCCGATCCGCCCGCAGGGAGCACGGCGGCAGGACCCGACCCGTCCGCCCGCGCCTGAACCGCGGCACGGGCGGTGCGCGTGCGCTGTGGATCAATCAGGCCGGACCACCCGCTGACCGCGTGCACGACGTGCGACGGCTGGTTCGAGGAGAAACCTGCGGGAGCCGTAGGAGGCCGCCTGCAGGGGGCGACGGCTGCGGCCGGCGCGGTCGGATTCCACCTGACTGATTGCCTGTTCGCCCAAGACTGACCGGAGTTGACCGTGTCATGGTGTCGGAGCCGTTGTGCGCTTGGACACCCACAACATGTGCCGTTGTGCGTTGCGGAGTGGACGACCGACCGTGAGTGAAGAGATCCCGGGCTTCGGCAGTGGGGCCGAGGCCGCGCGGAGTGTCATGAAGATGGTGGAGATGATATCCGGCTACTGGGTGACGCAGATCCTGCGCGCCACCGCCGAACTGTCCCTGGCGGATCACGTGGCGGCGGGAGCCACGACCGCTCAGGAGATCGCGGAGCGCGAGGGCAGTGATCCGGCGACCACGTACCGGCTGCTTCGCGCCGCCTCGTCCATCGGTGTCTTCGGTGATGCGGGAGAGCGCCGGTTCCGTCTGACCGCGATGGGTGGCCTGCTGCGCAGGGATGTCCCGGGGTCTCTGCGGGAGATGGCCATGGTGCGGGGGGCGCCCTTGCACTGGCAGTCGTGGGGGTCGCTTCCGGACGCTGTACGCAAGGGCACCACGCAGATGCATGCGGCCCTCGGGCTGGCCGAGGGCGCGACGGCCTTCGACTACTTCGGTCAGCACCCGGAGGAAGGAGCATGGTTCGCCTCCTCCATGTCCAACGCGACGGGCATGGTCATCGACGACGTGACCGGGGCACTCGACCTTGACGGCGTCTCGGTGGCTGTTGACGTCGGCGGGTCCACCGGAGCCCTGGTACAGGAACTGCTGAAGAAGAACCCGGGTCTGACGGGCGTGGTCCTGGACATGTCCCATGTGGTGGACAGCGCCGTCGAGGCAGCGGCCAGAGCCGGCGTCCAGGACCGCTTCAGCGCGGTCGGCGGAGACTTCTTCACCGATGTCCCGGCGGCTGACCTCTACCTGCTCAAGATGATCCTGCACGACTGGAGTGATACGCAGTGTCTGACGATCCTGCGCAACTGCCGTGCGTCGGCGCATCCGGGCGCGCGCGCCGTGGTCATCGAGTCGGTCGTGGGCAGCCCGGGTGAGCCGAGCTTCGGCGCGCTCCTGGACATGAACATGCTGGCAGCCACGCACGGACAGGAGCGGGACTTCGACGAGTTCGACGCGCTGTACGCAGAGAGCGGATGGAGGCGCGTCGCCACCAGGCCGACCCGTACCCCGCAGTTCATCCAGGAACTCGAAGCCATCTGACTCCCTGTCCGACAACGTCAGGCAGTTGGTAGGGACAACCGCTTCCCGGGCTCCTCCAACTGACCTCGATCGCCTGCGGCGACCCAGCGACTGGTGTCTCGAGCCGGTGCGGTGCGGTGCGGCGGCGGGGCGCCGCGGCGGGCGATTGCGGCCTGCTCGTCAGGCGTGTCCGTGGCCGGGACGATCCGCTTGTCGGCCTCCGGCCCCACGTGGGCCGGCGTGCCGCAGGCATACGGGGTCCGGGGCCGCACTGGAGATCGCGTGCGGGATCAGCCCGCGGAAAGGCCGAGGCCCCAGGGCCGGCCGGCTTGGGTCCCGCCCCACCGACAAAGCCACCGTCTCCATCAACGGCCCTTCGGGAAAGATGGTCATTTTTGTGGAGGATCCAGGGCCGAAAGGTCACCCACTCGATCCAGCCAACTACCTGTGCAACTTTATTGACGTCTTGACCGGCCCGTTCGCCGCCCGTACAAAGTGGTCTTGACCAATCCGCTCGACTGGTCAAGACCACTGCGTTCGCCCGCCCCGTGCGATGTGGTCACCTTGCCGGTCCACCAGCTCAGCGCATGCCGCAATCGCAACAGCTCCTCTCCCTCCTGGAGGTTCCATGCGCGTCGGAAGACGGATTCTGCTCAAAGCTCTCATCGCCGGCTCGGCGCTCGGGCTCACAGTCGGCGGCTCGGCCTTCGCGGCGGCCGCAGCGCCCGCCGCGCAGGCGGCCACCGCATGCGCGGGGGCGTGGAGTTCCACCGCCGTCTACACCGGCGGCCAGCAGGCGAGCGAGAACGGGACCAATTACACCGCCAACTACTGGACCCAGGGCAACAACCCGGCGACCAGCAGCGGCGGAAGCGGTTCCGGACAACCGTGGACGTCCAACGGCGCCTGTACCGGCGGGTCGTCGGGCGGAGGCGGAGGCGGAGGGGGAGGGACCGGCACGGGCACCGGAACGGGTTCGGTGAGCGGGCTCCTCTTCAGCCCGTACAAAGACGTCACCATCAACATGAACTGGAACACGTACCAGATGCAGTCGGCCGCGGGCGGGTCCGTCCTGCCGGTGGTGGGCTCCGGCAGCCTGGTGTCGCAGTACGTCCCGAAGCTGCCTGCCCTCACGCTCTCCTTCGCCACCGGAGCCTGCGGCAGCGAGACCTGGGGCGGTGTCTCGGGCGCCAACTGGGCCGCCGAGAACGTGCCACAGCTCCATTCCGCCAACCTGAACTACGTGGTGTCGACCGGCGGTGCTGCAGGGAACTTCACCTGCGGCTCGACAGCCGGCATGGAATCGTTCATCGCCCGCTACGCCAGCCCGAACCTGGTCGGCATCGACTTCGACATCGAAAGCGGCCAGAGCCAGTCGGACATCCAGAACCTGGTCGCCGCGGCGGCGGGAGCACAGGCGCAGTACCCGAACCTGCAGTTCTCGTTCACACTCGCCACGCTGGGGGCGTCCGACGGCAGTTACGGCGGTGTGAACTCGCTCGGCAATCAGGTCGTCCAAGCAGTGCTCGGCTCCAGCCTGAAGAAGTACGTCATCAACCTGATGACCATGGACTACGGCAACGCGTCCAGCAGCGTGTGCGTCGTCTCCTCCGGCAGCTGCCAGATGGCGCAGTCGGCGATCCAGGCGGTGAAGAACCTGGAGCACACCTACGGGGTCCCGGCAAGCAAGATCGCCGTCACGCCGATGATCGGCATGAACGACGCCACCAGCGAGACCTTCACCCCCGCGGACGTGGACACACTGACGTCGTACACGGTGAGCAACGGCCTGGCCGGGCTGCACTACTGGTCACTGGACCGGGACACGCCCTGTTCCGACACGTATGCGTCCCCCACCTGCAACTCGGTCCCCAGCACGACACCACTGGAGTACACCCACAAGTTCCTGAGCGACCTCGGGGACTGAAGAAGAACCCGGGGCGGGCCGCGCACGGACCACCGTGCGCGGCCCGCCCTCGTTTCGGGGGGAAGCGCGCGGCCTCGTCCGGAAGCCCGTGCCGGCCGCAGCCGGCGTGATCCCGCCGCGGGCCGAGGGTGCGAAACCCTGGTACCGGGCGGCTGCCCCGCAGGACGGCTTCCCCGTGGCGCGGGACACCGATGCCCCGATCATGCGGGAGGCGGGTCGAGAGCCAGCCGTGACCTTGGCGCGGTGGAAGGCTGTCCCGCAAGTCGGGGCTTCTTCCCAGCGACTGGGCCTCAGTCGATATCCCCCGGGCCCGTGACCGCGTGCTGTGGCAGCTCTGCCGTCACGCCAGCAGAGCTGAGAGAACATGCAGGTCGTTACTACGCCATCCACGAACACACCGCCCCCGGCGCTACCGCCGACGTCACGATCGAGGTCACGGGCAGCCGACTGCGCGTGTGCGTCACCGACACCGGTTCACCCTCGCCAAAACCCTCCACGACCCCTCGGCGGGAAACCGGACACGGCCTGGTCGGCATTGGCCAGCGGGCCACGCTCTACGACGGCACCGTCACCATCAGACCCCGCGACAACGGCCAGGGCTGGATCGTGCAGACGCTCCTTGACCTGTCCGCAACGGCCACACCCGGGTCGCCTATGCCAGACGCGACTGGGCCGAGTACCTCGCCGCCCGAGCCGAAGACGAGAGCGACAAGCGGGAGAAGAAGGGGAATCCCGGTGTACGGCTTGACGTGCGTCGTGCAGGAAGGGGCCATGGCGCGCGCCGGCCTGGAAAGCGACAGCAACCTTCTGTGGCACGCCCGAGCCGTGGCGGCGAGACTACTGGAGCAGTTGTGACCCCAACATCCCCGCAGGGCCCGCCAGTGCGTCGGGAACCGCTCCGCACGACATTTCGAAGTCCACCGCGCATCGCCGGTTCCTGGTCTGGTCGAGAGCCGGCGTGTGGGGTCGCGGCTCCACGAGGCCGTGCTGGGTCGGCGAACTCATAGGTGCGAGCCCCGTGGACCGAGGCAGGCCGGGTTCCACGATGCACGTCTTGTCGGACGTGAACGGGCTGCCCCTCCTCGTGGGCGTCCGCGCAGGCATCACCCCTGACGGTCAGGGCCTGAAGGTGATGGCGGCTGGCCTCCACACGAGACACGACCCCGAAAGCGGCTGGCACTACAAACCCCGCAAGGTCCGCGCCGACAGGGCGTATGACCAGCGCGACCTGCGACGATGGCTCCGCGGTAAACGCATCGGCGTCCGCATCGCCCGCAAAGGAATCGAGCGGCGCTTCCCGTCACGACGTTCGTCACCTGTCCCACGGTGCGGAGGCACCCCGCGCTCAACGCCCAGGTTGCGGCCACGGCAGCGGTCCTGACCGAGGGCGCTTCCGGTTCGGTGTGGGAACGGGAGAGTCACTCAACGAGCACATCCTGGGCGACGCCTGGCCCGGGGCCTGTACTCCCAGTGCGAGACGACGCAGGCGCACGCATACGGGTCAGGCGCCGCGCTGTTCGGCTACTCAAAGCTCTACGGGCAGGTGCCCGGCGGGCAGGCCGAGTTCCTGCGCGTGCCGTTCGGCGACCAACTGCCCGTGAAGGTGCCACACGGCCCCGCCGACGATCGCTTCGTGTACCTCTCGGCTGTGCTGCCCACCGCGCGGCAGGCGATCGAGTACGCGGCGATTCCGCAGGGCGGCAGCGTCACCGTCCTCGGGCTGGGCCCGATCGGCGACATGGCGGCCCGCATCGCCCTGCACCGGGGCGCGGAGCTGGTGATCGGCGTGGACCGGGTGCCGGAGCGGCCGGCGCGGGCAAGGCGCGTGGCGTCCACACCCTGGACATGTCGGAACTCGGTGCCAATCTCGTGGACGAGATCCGGCGTCTCACCGGCGGGCCGGGCACCGACTCCGTCGTCGAAGCCGTCGGCATGGAGGCCCACGGCAACCCGGTGGCGAAGAACGCGCAGCGGCTCGTCGGCCTGCTGCCCGACTCGGTCGGACAGAAGGCGATGGAAAGCACGGGCGTGGACAGCCTGGCGGCGTTAGAAACCGCGGTGGACGCCGTCCGCAGGGGGGCGGGACCATCTCGCTGTCCGGGGTGTACGGCGGCTCGGTCGACCCGATCCCCACGCTGACCCTGTTCGACAAGCAGATCCAGCCGCGCATGGGCCAGGCCAACGTCCACCACTGGGTCGACGACATTCTCCCGCTGCTCGTCGACGACGATCCCCTCGGCGTCGACTCGTGGCCACGCACCATCTCCCCCTGGAGGGCGGCCCGCAGGCGTACAGGACGTTCCAGGCCAAGCAGGACGGCATGGTGAAGACACTGCTCAAGCCCTGACCCCGTCCGGTTCCGGCACGCGGCCCGGTCCCGGTCCCGCCCGTGGTCCGGCGTCGGCGCGCCGGGGCCGGGACCGCCCATGGCTGTCTCCAGGCGCGATCCGGGCCGCGCACGCCGTCCGGCGGCCGCCTACCGAACGCCCGGCGCCGCGCCCCATACGTTCGGCGCAATGCCGGCGCGCGGATGTGAGTCCCCCCGTCCCCGGTCCGGCGCCGCGGTTTCCCACACATCCCGCGGGCGGGAAGGAGCACGCGGGCTGCGACGCCGTGGGCCGTAGCAGGGTGGCCGTTGCGGCACGCAGGCCCCTGGGCGACTCTGATCGGGGG
Encoded proteins:
- a CDS encoding SGNH/GDSL hydrolase family protein, which translates into the protein MTVLLVGDSNLARLYYELPDLVPQAFGADVECRAAGGAWSGSLRHQIGDRTARDYEAVVVSIGSSDSHPPYGSSPAAFRENLSRELESGGRWIALLPRDLLRAFAPCTADEVNPRIRGFSGILAELVKASGGIALDVGVITGTLAPAAYDDDGIHLTRGAYEKLVPEIADAIKAVAP
- a CDS encoding helix-turn-helix transcriptional regulator; the encoded protein is MTGSVMFPEILDPVTSDRFFSLLLALQSRQTMTTADLAAEVGVSVRTVLRDLQWLQEAGFPLLIRRGRWGGVTLLSGGLLDRSRLTPSERDHLALYGLDDMQREQLGAAADTQRAHKKMRSTLRLSDTDVLPLSAVVTTDNRPWFSGDTEGLPPAALVGDLRRGVRLRICYRRSEDIEATWRVVDPYGLLAKAGRWYLVADSAGRPRLHALERIVDWEPIRAARRMRPDVTLKSVASELTAHWDNAEAFHIHAELDSNQLSRARRILGRRLTIRDTAGTQRVRITVTARDVEDVRLLLQFGNSVTVTGPAEARERIREIAAQILQKYS
- a CDS encoding alpha/beta fold hydrolase, with the protein product MKNKRQLTLVSLATTAAFTLAVSCASASSDHAPAGGPSHGRTPTIVLLHGAWADASSWAAVTERLQKRGFTVLAPPNTLRGVATDTANLKAFLQTLKGPVVLAGHSYGGFVITNAATGNKNIKALVYVDAYIPDKGETVGQLTSAKPGSALAVPDPSTVFNSVPIPNGGGDVDLYVKPKLFPGFFAAGVPLNKSAVLAAGQRPFAASILNQPSGKPAWKSIPSWALIGTADRVLPPAEQKVMTARAGSHTVSVKAPHLSMVSNPQAVTDVVIRAVQNSG
- a CDS encoding helix-turn-helix domain-containing protein: MLTDIETFQETVTASGLPPVLSGRHDSGRFRASVHARNLGFLKLIELTTPEGECFRDARCARAGDEELWQIDLMTRGRAHVEQGRGSADLGPADLVLIDPTRPARFASTASTHVTMLVPRLELRLRAGDVARLVGVRIKGDRGPGALVSSLARDMARSLAGFRASEADRSAAAVAELISVALEAQLGDVRPSPDMALRDRIVGYIEARLSDWDLTPAKIAAAHHIAVRRLHKLFEDQPLTVAALIRRRRLERCRADLARSDQRVAAVATRWGFTDPAHFSRLFKATYGYNASALTSNNRARTVKAPAARPGEDGGEHSREG
- a CDS encoding SgcJ/EcaC family oxidoreductase; amino-acid sequence: MQQTVEALSAVPGRMYEAWNRGDATGFFADFAEDALFADLEGTIYRNRAEMITRHEELLGTMMKGSRLVQGDVPFARIVSAGVGVIHGRVGMLLPGEEQPPTTRFSMQLFVTVWRDDRWVVVALENARVLSLESMAALETWAAA
- a CDS encoding methyltransferase, with the translated sequence MSEEIPGFGSGAEAARSVMKMVEMISGYWVTQILRATAELSLADHVAAGATTAQEIAEREGSDPATTYRLLRAASSIGVFGDAGERRFRLTAMGGLLRRDVPGSLREMAMVRGAPLHWQSWGSLPDAVRKGTTQMHAALGLAEGATAFDYFGQHPEEGAWFASSMSNATGMVIDDVTGALDLDGVSVAVDVGGSTGALVQELLKKNPGLTGVVLDMSHVVDSAVEAAARAGVQDRFSAVGGDFFTDVPAADLYLLKMILHDWSDTQCLTILRNCRASAHPGARAVVIESVVGSPGEPSFGALLDMNMLAATHGQERDFDEFDALYAESGWRRVATRPTRTPQFIQELEAI
- a CDS encoding carbohydrate-binding protein; translated protein: MRVGRRILLKALIAGSALGLTVGGSAFAAAAAPAAQAATACAGAWSSTAVYTGGQQASENGTNYTANYWTQGNNPATSSGGSGSGQPWTSNGACTGGSSGGGGGGGGGTGTGTGTGSVSGLLFSPYKDVTINMNWNTYQMQSAAGGSVLPVVGSGSLVSQYVPKLPALTLSFATGACGSETWGGVSGANWAAENVPQLHSANLNYVVSTGGAAGNFTCGSTAGMESFIARYASPNLVGIDFDIESGQSQSDIQNLVAAAAGAQAQYPNLQFSFTLATLGASDGSYGGVNSLGNQVVQAVLGSSLKKYVINLMTMDYGNASSSVCVVSSGSCQMAQSAIQAVKNLEHTYGVPASKIAVTPMIGMNDATSETFTPADVDTLTSYTVSNGLAGLHYWSLDRDTPCSDTYASPTCNSVPSTTPLEYTHKFLSDLGD